CATTGTCCAAATCTTTAATTGCTCCACCAATAATTAAAGATATTGGTGTAACTGCTATTCTTTTATTTACTATAGGAATTCCATACTTCTCAGATACTTTATTGGCTATTTCTACCAAATTCTCAGCAGAAGTTGTAATTTTATTATAGATATTTTCTTTTAATTCATCTAAATCTTTTGATACACAGTCTCTCAAACTTATACCCAATGTAACTGTCCTTACATCTAAGTTTTCCATTCTTATCATTTTTATAGTTTCAATTATTTCCTCTGGTCTAAACATAACTATCACATTTAGTTCTTTATTTTCAATTTTATGAAATAATTATAATTTAACTTATTTAAAATAATTATATGTAGATAAAAAATATTTTAACCTCTTAGTAAAGATTTAAAACGGATACCTCACTAGGTGAAAATAATGTATATACTAAAAATTGCCTATGATGGAAGATATAGTTTTCAGCAACAACATCATAAAGAAACTGTTTGTGATATTTTATTAGATACCTTAGAAGAAACTGGCTTTTTATATAAAAGGAAGATAATTTATAGCGGAGGTAGAACTGATAAGGGAGTTTCTGCCTTAGGTAATTTTGTTGTTGTAGAATTAAAAAAAGAGCCAATACTCTCATATATAAATGCAAAGTTGAAAAATAGGGGGATTTGGGTTTTAGGTTATAGAGAAATTAATGAAATTCCAAAAGTTAAATATAGACATTACCGCTATATTCTTCCAAATATTGATTATGATGTTGATTTAATTATAGAAGGAGCTAAAAAATTAATTGGAACTCATAGCTTTCACAATCTGTCAAAAAGAGATAGAACAAAAGAAAAAAGTCCTATAAGGACAATTTATGATATAAAAATCTCTGAGAATGATTTTTATTTAACAATAGATATTATTGGAGAAAGTTTTTTGTG
The sequence above is drawn from the Methanocaldococcus sp. genome and encodes:
- the truA gene encoding tRNA pseudouridine(38-40) synthase TruA; amino-acid sequence: MYILKIAYDGRYSFQQQHHKETVCDILLDTLEETGFLYKRKIIYSGGRTDKGVSALGNFVVVELKKEPILSYINAKLKNRGIWVLGYREINEIPKVKYRHYRYILPNIDYDVDLIIEGAKKLIGTHSFHNLSKRDRTKEKSPIRTIYDIKISENDFYLTIDIIGESFLWNMVRKIVGALDLIGRGKKPVEWIDKLLDENYREGVPTFLPDGLILVEAKVDIDYIYDNYSIKKFKEYWKEFFKLYVMKMGISKTILDF